A single genomic interval of Psychroserpens sp. NJDZ02 harbors:
- a CDS encoding tRNA (guanine-N1)-methyltransferase, whose protein sequence is MRKTNYLLATLFIFLFSLTVTAQTETTEENDKLSLDSGTLESQFEYLTKKSNNWRDQRGQSYEVVRNEWIAKLKSHTLDSLKVLRKELLDTQNVVTSQSQEVEQLKSSLSNTKTSLEETNQEKDSMSLFGLQMSKGGYNTLLWSIIAGLLAFLFFFIFKFKNSNAVTKEARLRLNETEEEFEEHRRNALEREQKVRRQLQDELNKNRNS, encoded by the coding sequence ATGCGTAAAACAAATTATCTATTAGCTACCCTTTTTATTTTTCTATTCTCATTGACCGTTACTGCACAAACAGAAACAACAGAAGAAAATGATAAATTATCTTTAGATTCAGGAACATTAGAGAGCCAGTTTGAATATCTTACTAAAAAATCAAATAACTGGAGAGATCAGCGTGGACAATCGTATGAAGTCGTAAGAAACGAATGGATTGCAAAACTAAAATCACACACCTTAGACTCGCTTAAAGTTTTAAGAAAAGAATTACTAGACACTCAAAATGTAGTCACTTCTCAAAGTCAAGAAGTAGAACAACTTAAAAGCAGTTTAAGTAACACTAAAACTAGCTTAGAAGAAACCAATCAGGAAAAAGACAGCATGTCTTTATTTGGCTTGCAAATGAGTAAAGGTGGATATAACACTTTACTCTGGTCAATCATAGCAGGTCTATTAGCTTTTTTATTCTTCTTTATTTTTAAATTTAAAAATAGTAATGCTGTTACTAAAGAAGCAAGATTAAGACTTAACGAAACAGAGGAAGAATTTGAAGAACACAGACGTAATGCTTTAGAGCGTGAGCAAAAAGTGAGACGTCAACTTCAAGACGAACTTAATAAAAATAGAAACAGCTAA
- a CDS encoding GNAT family N-acetyltransferase, whose amino-acid sequence MTIIQANLSHLDHIATLFDQYRVFYRQASDLEAAKTFIKTRLEKEDTIILLAYAEDKPVGFSQLFHTFSSVSMQPLFILNDLFVNENYRKQGFGVALLNKSKNLCKMHRYKGIALQTETTNPAQELYESQGWTLDKALQYFWINH is encoded by the coding sequence ATGACTATAATTCAAGCCAACCTTTCTCACCTAGATCACATTGCGACTTTATTTGATCAATATCGTGTATTTTACAGACAAGCCTCAGATTTAGAGGCAGCTAAAACATTTATAAAGACCCGATTAGAAAAGGAAGACACGATCATTTTACTTGCTTACGCAGAAGATAAGCCAGTGGGATTTTCGCAATTATTTCACACCTTCTCAAGTGTTAGTATGCAACCCTTGTTTATACTTAACGACTTGTTTGTAAATGAAAATTACAGAAAACAAGGCTTTGGCGTAGCCCTTTTAAACAAATCGAAAAACCTCTGTAAAATGCATCGTTATAAAGGCATTGCTTTACAAACGGAAACGACTAATCCTGCCCAAGAACTTTATGAAAGTCAAGGGTGGACATTAGATAAAGCATTGCAATACTTTTGGATTAATCACTAA
- a CDS encoding DUF2911 domain-containing protein, whose amino-acid sequence MKKLFTLIMVLTVSFAVNAQIETPQPSPSQKVEQKVGLTDVTLEYSRPSMRGRAIFGNLVPYGKVWRTGANKNTIITFSTEVTIGDNTLKAGSYAIFTKPNAGNWDVMFYSDTENWGTPKTWDDSKVAAKVSVKATISPMTIETFTFTFDNLTNDSAVLSLLWENTMVDVTIGVPTDATVTEAISKIMNGPSADNYYASARYYLESGKDIKQAAVWIDKAIDMTKAEPKFWWLRQQSLIHAKAGNKKEAIKAAKLSLEYADKAENADYVKMNKASLKEWGAM is encoded by the coding sequence ATGAAAAAATTATTTACACTTATTATGGTGTTAACAGTCTCTTTTGCTGTTAATGCGCAAATAGAAACACCGCAGCCTAGTCCTTCTCAGAAAGTAGAACAAAAGGTAGGATTAACAGATGTGACTTTAGAGTATTCTAGACCATCAATGCGAGGTCGTGCTATTTTTGGAAACTTAGTGCCTTACGGTAAAGTATGGAGAACGGGAGCAAATAAAAATACAATTATTACTTTTAGTACAGAAGTTACAATTGGAGATAACACTTTAAAAGCCGGATCTTACGCTATTTTTACTAAGCCGAATGCTGGAAATTGGGACGTTATGTTTTATTCTGATACAGAAAACTGGGGAACGCCTAAAACATGGGACGATTCTAAAGTAGCAGCTAAAGTATCTGTTAAAGCAACAATTTCACCAATGACTATTGAAACGTTTACGTTTACATTTGATAACTTAACTAATGATTCTGCAGTATTAAGTTTACTATGGGAAAATACTATGGTTGATGTTACAATCGGAGTGCCAACAGACGCAACGGTTACCGAAGCTATTTCTAAAATAATGAATGGACCAAGTGCTGATAACTATTATGCATCTGCACGTTACTACTTAGAATCAGGAAAAGATATTAAACAAGCGGCAGTTTGGATTGATAAAGCGATTGATATGACTAAAGCAGAGCCTAAATTTTGGTGGTTACGTCAACAGTCTTTAATCCATGCTAAAGCAGGAAATAAAAAAGAAGCGATTAAAGCTGCTAAATTATCTTTAGAGTATGCTGACAAAGCAGAAAACGCTGATTACGTAAAGATGAATAAAGCGTCTTTAAAAGAGTGGGGAGCAATGTAA
- a CDS encoding ArsR/SmtB family transcription factor — MGLIKTEKFTDSQNQIARFAKAFGHPARVAIIQHLFKIDTCVCGDLVEEIGLAQPTISQHLKELKNLDLIQGTIEGTSVCYCINKANWTAMKTVLNGFLNNDVNNNTCC; from the coding sequence ATGGGGTTAATTAAAACTGAAAAATTCACAGATTCACAAAATCAAATTGCACGCTTTGCAAAAGCATTTGGACATCCGGCACGGGTTGCTATTATTCAACATCTGTTTAAAATAGACACTTGCGTTTGTGGTGATTTAGTTGAAGAAATCGGATTGGCACAGCCCACTATTTCTCAACATTTAAAAGAACTTAAAAATCTCGATTTAATACAAGGTACTATTGAAGGTACCAGTGTATGTTATTGTATTAACAAAGCTAATTGGACTGCAATGAAAACCGTTTTAAATGGATTTTTAAACAACGACGTTAACAACAATACGTGTTGCTAA
- a CDS encoding DUF6428 family protein, whose product MTLSEIKTHLSQLDTISFTLPDGSLVPNHFHVTEVGKVTKHFVDCGGTVREEKKVNFQLWNAEDYDHRLHPEKLVKIIELSEDIFNLQDLEIEVEYQGEQTIQKFGLSFENNAFQLTSLVTDCLAKDKCGIPEPKQKLQFSEIKPGDTCTPGSGCC is encoded by the coding sequence ATGACACTTTCAGAAATAAAAACACACTTATCACAGCTAGACACTATTTCATTTACACTACCTGATGGTAGTCTAGTACCAAATCATTTTCATGTAACAGAAGTTGGTAAAGTCACCAAGCATTTTGTCGATTGCGGTGGTACTGTAAGAGAAGAAAAAAAGGTTAATTTTCAGTTATGGAATGCAGAGGATTATGATCACAGACTTCATCCTGAAAAGCTAGTTAAAATTATAGAATTATCAGAAGACATCTTTAATCTTCAAGATTTAGAGATTGAAGTAGAATATCAAGGCGAGCAAACCATTCAAAAGTTTGGTTTAAGTTTTGAAAACAATGCCTTCCAACTAACCTCTTTAGTAACCGACTGTTTAGCTAAAGATAAATGTGGTATTCCAGAACCAAAACAAAAATTACAATTTTCAGAAATTAAACCAGGAGATACTTGTACTCCAGGCTCAGGTTGTTGTTAA
- a CDS encoding N-acetyltransferase family protein, which produces MQHIYQQGILTGAATFETEVPDWHYWDTNHLPYGRIIAKNNTQLLGWAALSAVSKRKVYTGVAEVSVYVDAQFRGQNVGDFLLKKLIEISEKNNIWTLQSGIMRANTPSLKLHKNNDFRLIGNKEKIGQLNGIWLDNIILERRSHTVGL; this is translated from the coding sequence GTGCAGCACATATACCAGCAAGGTATACTAACAGGTGCTGCAACTTTTGAAACGGAAGTTCCTGATTGGCACTATTGGGATACCAACCATTTGCCTTATGGTCGAATTATAGCTAAAAATAATACTCAATTGTTAGGTTGGGCCGCATTAAGTGCTGTATCCAAAAGAAAAGTATATACTGGTGTTGCAGAAGTAAGCGTATATGTGGATGCACAATTTAGAGGGCAAAACGTTGGTGATTTTTTACTTAAAAAATTGATAGAAATCAGTGAGAAAAATAACATCTGGACTTTGCAATCTGGAATAATGAGAGCTAACACTCCTAGCCTTAAACTACATAAAAACAATGACTTTAGACTTATTGGTAACAAAGAAAAAATAGGACAACTAAACGGTATTTGGCTAGATAATATTATTTTAGAAAGACGAAGTCATACTGTTGGTTTATAA
- a CDS encoding TetR family transcriptional regulator C-terminal domain-containing protein, with product MAKKKNISNNDIISFYMDYVLEHNEQPKSVYAFAKHNNFEESKFYEHFGTFEAVEKGIFKAFFDNTHKALESSEEYAHFEPRNKLLSFYFTFFENLTANRSYVVYALHKHKNSLKGFAALSELKGCFTHYIKDLGIDLIDVKQEQLNKIQDRGLTETAWLQLLLTIKFWMDDTSSSFEKTDIFIEKSVNTSFDILNIVPLKSLIDFGKFIFKEKIQMKS from the coding sequence ATGGCAAAAAAGAAAAACATAAGTAACAACGACATCATTTCATTTTACATGGATTATGTCCTAGAGCATAATGAACAACCAAAATCTGTCTACGCCTTTGCGAAGCACAATAATTTTGAGGAATCTAAATTTTATGAACATTTTGGTACTTTTGAAGCTGTAGAAAAAGGAATCTTCAAAGCCTTTTTTGACAATACACACAAGGCTTTAGAGTCTAGTGAAGAGTATGCACATTTTGAACCCAGAAACAAACTCCTAAGCTTCTACTTCACCTTTTTTGAAAATTTAACCGCTAACAGAAGCTATGTCGTTTATGCCTTACATAAACATAAAAATAGTCTTAAAGGTTTTGCTGCGTTATCCGAATTAAAAGGATGTTTTACACACTACATCAAAGATTTGGGGATTGATTTAATTGACGTTAAACAAGAACAGCTTAATAAAATTCAAGACAGAGGTCTTACCGAAACCGCTTGGTTACAATTATTATTAACCATCAAATTTTGGATGGACGACACGTCTTCGTCTTTCGAAAAAACAGATATTTTCATTGAAAAATCAGTTAATACCAGTTTTGACATCTTGAATATAGTCCCTTTAAAAAGTTTAATTGACTTTGGAAAATTCATCTTCAAAGAAAAGATTCAAATGAAATCTTAA
- a CDS encoding ABC1 kinase family protein, with amino-acid sequence MKTIDKIPTSKLSRATKMVTTGAKVGVNYLKYYGDKLTKTEEEAKARLNENNAEDIYDGLKQLKGSALKVAQMLSMEKSILPQAYVEKFSLAQFSVPPLSAPLVSKTFKKYFGKLPSEIYDTFNLHSVNAASIGQVHLAEKDGKKLAVKIQYPGVADSIASDLAMVKPIAIKMFNIKGKDSDKYFQEVENKLVEETNYILEVQQSKAIVAACKHIPNLKFPNYYEALSSERIITMDWMEGEHLSEFTAYNKDQNKANQLGQALWDFYMYQMHVVKKVHADPHPGNFLVSKSGDLIALDFGCMKEVPLDFYVPYFELAKPEVIGNTKLFTAKMYELEILRADDTQEELDFFSAMFHELLSLFTKPFHSENFDFSDPEFFNAISEMGQRYSKSTELRKMNGNRGSKHFIYINRTFFGLYNLMFDLKANAVSINNYKTL; translated from the coding sequence TTGAAAACGATAGACAAAATACCGACATCAAAACTATCCAGAGCCACTAAAATGGTAACTACTGGCGCTAAAGTTGGCGTAAATTATTTAAAATATTACGGTGATAAGCTCACAAAAACCGAAGAAGAAGCCAAAGCCAGACTCAACGAGAATAACGCCGAAGACATCTACGATGGTTTAAAACAACTTAAAGGAAGTGCCTTAAAAGTAGCGCAAATGTTAAGCATGGAAAAAAGTATTTTGCCACAAGCTTATGTCGAAAAATTTTCTCTGGCACAATTTTCTGTCCCACCTTTATCAGCGCCTCTAGTTAGCAAAACCTTTAAAAAGTATTTTGGAAAACTGCCGAGTGAGATTTACGACACATTCAATTTACATTCTGTTAATGCCGCTAGCATCGGTCAAGTACATTTAGCTGAAAAAGATGGCAAAAAACTAGCTGTTAAAATACAATACCCTGGTGTTGCAGATAGCATCGCTTCGGATTTGGCTATGGTAAAACCTATCGCTATTAAGATGTTTAACATTAAAGGAAAGGATTCTGACAAATACTTTCAAGAGGTAGAAAATAAACTAGTAGAAGAAACTAACTACATCTTAGAAGTCCAACAAAGTAAAGCTATTGTTGCAGCTTGCAAACATATTCCTAATTTAAAATTCCCTAATTACTACGAAGCATTATCTTCAGAACGTATTATTACTATGGATTGGATGGAAGGCGAACACCTTTCAGAATTTACGGCGTATAATAAAGATCAAAATAAAGCGAACCAATTAGGCCAAGCCCTTTGGGATTTTTATATGTACCAAATGCATGTTGTAAAAAAAGTGCACGCAGATCCACACCCAGGAAATTTTTTAGTGTCTAAAAGCGGTGATTTAATTGCTTTAGATTTTGGTTGCATGAAGGAAGTGCCCTTAGATTTTTATGTGCCTTATTTTGAATTGGCAAAACCGGAAGTTATAGGAAACACTAAATTGTTTACCGCTAAAATGTATGAGTTAGAAATCTTAAGAGCAGATGATACGCAAGAGGAATTAGATTTTTTCTCTGCCATGTTTCATGAGTTATTAAGCTTATTTACTAAACCTTTTCATTCTGAAAATTTTGATTTTTCTGATCCTGAGTTCTTTAATGCCATTTCAGAAATGGGACAACGCTACAGTAAAAGCACAGAACTTAGAAAAATGAATGGTAATAGAGGCTCAAAACATTTCATTTATATCAATAGAACCTTTTTTGGACTCTATAATTTAATGTTTGATTTAAAAGCAAACGCCGTTTCCATCAATAATTACAAAACTTTATAA
- a CDS encoding flavin reductase family protein — MPYFSKNQIQELEHLYKINLVNSCSGFKSANLIGTKSADGQENVAVFSSVTHIGSSPPLLGFFCRPTTVTRHTYDNIKSTGGYTINHIHLDNFEEAHHTSAKYDQSISEFDKTTLESEYKANCDAPFVKGAPIQLEMKFIEEYHITANDTILVIGEIQGLYINGDLLEDDGFINLSKANIAAINGLDGYTIPRLEKRLEYQRPKKE, encoded by the coding sequence ATGCCGTATTTCAGTAAAAATCAAATTCAAGAGCTAGAGCATTTGTATAAAATAAATCTAGTAAACAGTTGCTCTGGTTTTAAAAGCGCCAATTTAATTGGCACAAAATCTGCAGATGGACAGGAAAACGTTGCTGTTTTTAGTTCCGTCACACATATTGGAAGTAGTCCACCTCTACTTGGCTTTTTTTGTAGACCTACAACTGTGACTCGACATACATATGATAATATAAAATCCACAGGAGGTTACACCATCAATCATATCCATTTAGATAATTTTGAAGAGGCACATCACACCTCTGCTAAATATGACCAATCGATTTCAGAATTTGATAAGACCACTCTAGAATCTGAATATAAAGCAAATTGCGACGCCCCTTTTGTTAAAGGCGCTCCAATTCAATTAGAGATGAAATTTATTGAAGAATATCATATAACAGCTAACGACACTATTCTAGTAATAGGAGAAATTCAAGGCTTATATATTAATGGCGATTTATTAGAAGACGATGGCTTTATAAATCTATCTAAAGCTAATATTGCCGCCATTAATGGTTTAGACGGCTACACTATTCCAAGATTAGAAAAACGTTTAGAATACCAAAGACCAAAAAAAGAATAA
- a CDS encoding SDR family oxidoreductase, whose amino-acid sequence MRILVTGATGYIGKRIIPLLLEQGHTVVCAVRGKLRTERKYAEEDNLHVIEADFLKPETLVNIPKDIDAAYYLIHSMSNSVDQFHQMEEDCAINFKNYIETTAVKQVIYLSGITNDTKLSKHLLSRKNVETTLQSNHYALTVFKAGIIVGSGSASFEIIRDLVEKLPVMVAPKWLNTKTQPIGVRDVLAFLTKGLNKKELFNTSHDIFGTEVMTYKQMLLEFAKIRHLKRYILTVPIMTPKLSSYWLYFVTSTSYKLASSLVNSMGIEIIGTKSNINTLLDITPMSYKQAVEFAFVKIEGNEIISSWKDAFISSRTKKQASTKYLKVPKHGCFKDIKELEVLDEQRTLDKIWAIGGENGWYYGTFLWKIRGYLDKLFGGIGLRRGRTNKTDIKTGDALDFWRVLLADKEQKRLILFAEMKLPGEAWLEFQVVKGKVYQRATFRPRGLAGRLYWYSVLPFHGFIFKGMIKKLANA is encoded by the coding sequence ATGAGAATATTAGTAACAGGAGCAACAGGTTACATTGGTAAGCGCATTATCCCGTTACTATTGGAACAAGGACACACCGTCGTTTGTGCTGTTCGTGGAAAATTACGTACAGAACGTAAATATGCGGAAGAAGATAATTTACATGTTATTGAAGCCGATTTTCTAAAACCGGAAACCTTAGTTAATATTCCAAAAGATATTGATGCTGCTTATTACCTGATACATTCAATGTCAAATTCTGTGGATCAATTTCATCAGATGGAAGAAGATTGTGCCATTAACTTCAAAAACTACATCGAAACCACTGCGGTCAAACAAGTTATTTATTTAAGCGGCATTACAAACGACACCAAGCTATCTAAACATTTACTATCCAGAAAAAATGTCGAAACCACATTACAATCAAACCATTACGCATTAACTGTTTTTAAAGCTGGGATAATTGTTGGTTCTGGTAGTGCAAGTTTTGAAATTATCCGAGATTTAGTCGAAAAACTGCCTGTAATGGTCGCGCCAAAATGGTTAAATACAAAAACACAACCAATAGGCGTTCGGGATGTTTTAGCCTTTTTAACTAAAGGATTGAATAAAAAAGAATTATTTAATACCTCCCACGATATTTTTGGAACGGAAGTAATGACTTACAAGCAAATGTTATTAGAGTTTGCTAAAATAAGACACCTAAAACGTTACATTTTAACAGTCCCAATAATGACGCCTAAGCTGTCAAGCTATTGGTTATATTTTGTAACCTCAACATCCTATAAACTCGCCTCTTCGCTTGTAAACAGTATGGGGATTGAAATTATAGGTACAAAAAGTAATATTAATACGCTGTTGGACATTACACCAATGTCTTACAAACAGGCAGTAGAATTTGCTTTTGTAAAAATTGAAGGAAACGAAATCATCTCCAGCTGGAAAGATGCCTTTATTAGTAGCCGTACTAAAAAACAAGCCTCTACTAAATATCTAAAAGTACCAAAGCACGGTTGCTTTAAAGACATTAAGGAGTTAGAAGTCTTAGACGAACAACGCACATTAGACAAAATATGGGCGATTGGGGGAGAAAACGGTTGGTACTACGGTACGTTTTTATGGAAAATCAGAGGCTATCTAGACAAACTATTTGGTGGTATTGGACTAAGACGCGGTCGTACCAATAAAACGGATATCAAAACTGGTGATGCCTTAGATTTTTGGCGTGTGCTACTAGCTGATAAAGAACAAAAAAGGCTCATTCTTTTTGCCGAAATGAAACTCCCTGGTGAAGCCTGGCTAGAATTTCAAGTCGTTAAAGGCAAGGTCTATCAAAGGGCCACCTTCAGACCTCGTGGTTTAGCAGGACGTTTATATTGGTACAGTGTATTACCTTTTCATGGTTTTATCTTTAAAGGCATGATCAAAAAACTAGCAAATGCCTAA